In the genome of Salinigranum halophilum, the window GAGTCTCACGACCCGCGCGAGTGGCCGCTTCCACCGGCGGCACGGGACGGACTCGCCGCACCGGCTGCCCGGTTCGAACTCGACTCGCTGTCGGTGCCGGCGTCGGTCTCACAGGGCGACCCCCTGTCGGTGTCGCTCTCGGTGACGAACGTCTCCGAGACGGCGGGGCGGTTCCTGGCTGCGCTCTACTGGCCGACGGACACCATCGCGGACGACGACGAGTCCCACATTCTCGAACAGGTGGTCGACGCCGGTGAGACGGTCTCTCTGACCCGAGACGTCGACACCGAGTACACGACGTCCGAACCGAGAACGGTGACACTCGAAGTGCGCGGTCACGTCAGTGCCGACCGAGAGGTACAGGTGAAGAACGCCTCGACGCCGTCGTGACGTGGCTGAGCGCGCCCGGTCACCCGGCCGCGCAGTTGTTCGGGCCGAGTTCCAGTTCGAACGCCTCGGCGTCGTCGACGTCCTCGCGGCCGAGGTTGGCCGCGATAATCGTCTGATACTCGTTCGGCTGCGGCGGCAGGTCGTCGGTCACGAACGCGACGAACGCCGACTCGTCCATCGAGAACGCCGCGAGCGACTCGCGGAGGTCGCCGACGCGCGCGGTGTACGTCCCGTCCTCGGCGCGGGGCGTGTGCTCGCCGGCGTGGTTCGACGCGACGACGGTGTCGTCGGGCATCGCGGCTATCGACTGGACCGTCTCGTACAGCGCCCGAGCGGCGCGTTCGACGGCCGCCTCGTCGGCGTCTTCGAGGTCCGGGCGGGCGACGCTATCGACGAACACCGAGTCGCCGGCGAAGAGGACGTCGTCGACGCGGTAACCGGTCATCTCCGTCGTGTGTCCCGGCAGCGCGACCACGTCGACCACCGACTCGCCCACGCCGAGGCTGTCCCCGTCGGAGACGAGCGTCGCGTCGAACGCCAGCCCCCGGTCCGCCGCGCCCGCAGGAAGCAGTACGTCGGCACCGGTCGCCGAGGCGACGTCGCGCACGCCGCTGACGTGGTCGGCGTGGACGTGGGTGTCGACGACGGCGACGACCTCGGCACCGTGTTCGCGAGCGTCTTCGACGTAGCGGTCGGCGAACGCCCTGAGGGGGTCGACGACGAGCGCCTCGTCGCCTGAGACGACGAGGTACGCCAGACAGCCCGAAGAGGGTCGGTGGTACTGGTGGACCGTCGCGTCCGTGTCGGCGTCGACCTCGTGGGACTCGTACAGCCGTGCCCACCCCTCCATCCCGTCGGCGAGGCCGTAGACGTTCCAGCCCGCGCGGGTGAGGAACTCGGCCACGTAGAGGCTCGAGATACCCTTCGCACAGCAGGTGACGAGCGGCCGGTCGGCGTCCCGTGGAGGGACGCCCTCGGGGACGTCCCCGGCCGGGTCGTCACCGTCGAGGAACGCCGTGAAGGGGACGTTCACCGACTCGATGTTCGGATGCGTCAACTGCCACGCGTCGAAGTCGGCGGGACGGCGGGTGTCGAGGAGCGTCCACGCTTCGCCCGCGTCGAGTCGCCGCTTCAACGCCTCGGCGGTGATCTCGGGGACCTCGTGTCCGAGGTCGGGGAACTGCTGAGCCATGTGTGTCGTGACGGGACAAACACGAATAACCGTTGTCCACCCCGAGGGTGGCGCCGGTGCTCGGTTCAGCCGCTCGGTGCCTCGCGACCCGACCGGGCGCCGATGACGATTTCGCCCGCGCCCGTGACGGTCACCTGCCACTGCAGGTACGGGAACGTGAGCCGCAGCTCGCTCGGTGGGGTGGTGCCCGTGGTGTCGCCCCCCGTCGTGAACAGCGCGTCGAGCGAGTCGGTGTCGATGGTGTGTGCCAGCGGCGGGAGGTCGAGCGCCGACTCCGCGACCAGTGCGAGCGCCTCGGCGATGGTGACCGAGACCGAACGGTCGGACGAGGGGTCGAACCGCGCCCGGACGAGGACGCTGTCGCTCATACGGGGGTCGTCCACGGTGGCCGTTCTGACATCGTGTACGAAGTACGACAGAGACGGAGATAACTGATGTGGTTGGTTCGTGAGATGTTTCCGACCGGGACGGTGACGACCACCGGACGAGACGGTCGGTGGTCGGCGAGTGGCCCTGTCAGTTCGAGTGGGAGTCGAGCGGGCAGCGGTCAGTCGTCGGCCGGTGGCGAGTCGGTCACGGCCGGGCGCTCGACCGGCCGGTCGGTCTCCTCGCCGTCGATGTCGTACGGGTACTGCCCGGTGACGCAGCCGAGACAGAGGTCCGCCTTCGAGGCCGAGAGCGATTCGGCGACGGCGTCGATGGAGAGGTACGACAGCGAGTCGGCACCGATCTCGTCGCGGATGTCCGCGACGGAGCGGTCCGCGGCGATGAGTTCGTCGCGCGTGGCCATGTCGATACCCATGTAACACGGGGCGATGATGGGCGGCGCACCGATGCGGACGTGGACCTCGTCGGCCCCGGCGTCCCGCAGCAGGCTCACCAGCTGTCGAGAGGTGGTGCCGCGGACGATGCTGTCGTCGATGATGGTCACGGAGCGCCCCTCGATGGTGCTTCGGATGGGGTTCAGTTTCAGCCGGACGGCGCGTTCGCGCTCGTCCTGCGTGGGCATGATGAACGTCCGACCGACGTAGCGGTTCTTCATGAGCCCCTCGGCGAACTCGACGTCCGCGCCGTCGTCCTGTGCGGCCTCTGCGTACCCGGAGGCGAACGCCCGGCCGGAGTCGGGGACGGGCATGACGACGTCGGAGTCGACGCCGCTTTCCTCCCAGAGCTTCCGGCCGAGGGCGCGGCGAGCCTGGTAGACGAGCGTGCCGTCGATGCGCGAGTCGGGACGGGCGAAGTAGACGTGTTCGAAGAAACAGCGGGCCGTGTTCTCCCGTTCGACGAGCTGGAAGGAGTCGTACCCGGAGCCGTCGCTGGCGAGCAGAACGAGTTCTCCGGGGCGGACGTCTCGCACCAGTTCTCCGCCCAGCGTGTCGATGGCCGCCGACTCCGAGGCGAGCACGTAGCCGTCTTCGAGTTTCCCGAGGCAGAGCGGGCGATTACCCTCGGGGTCCCGGAGACCGAGTACGGTGTCGTCGTGCATGATGGTGAGCGAGTACGAGCCGTGGATGCGGCCCATCGTCGCCTTCACCGCGCGGACGAGGTCGCCCTCGAGGAGGTTGCGCGCGAGGTCGTGGGCGATGACTTCGGTGTCGCCGTCGGAGGTGAAGGCGTGACCCTTCTCGGCGAGGGTGTCGCGGATCTCGTCGGCGTTGACGAGGTTGCCGTTGTGCGACAGCGCGAGCGACCCCGACTTGAACGAGACGGTAAAGGGTTGCGCGCAGGACTTGTCGACGCTCCCGGCCGTCGGGTAGCGGACGTGTCCGATGCCCGTCGTCCCGTTCAGCCCCGCGAGGTCGGACTCGGAGAAGGCGTCGCCCACGAGCCCCATGTCGACGTGGTCGTGCTGTTGGAACCCGTCGTGAGTGACGATACCCGCCGACTCCTGGCCCCGGTGCTGGAGGGCGTAGAGTGAGTAGTAGATGGGCCGTGCAGCGGCTCGGTCGGCCAACGAGAGACCGACGACCCCGCACTTCTCTGTCGGTCCCTCCGGGAGTGTGTCCCGCCCGTGTGCCATACGAGACGGATGCGGGCCGAGCGATAAAAAGACCCGTGATTGTGCTGTATTCCCGTTTCGCTACGGAGTATATATACACGAGTGTGTATATCTCGCGGCCAGCACGGCCACCGGGGTCGTCGGCGCACCGAACGGTCCGGCGACGGCGCGGGGACGTGAGCGCCGACGGGCGCGAGCGGTGCCGTCGCTCACGGGTCGAGCGCGTGAGAGAATCCGTGTGCGTGTCGTCCGCGTCGGGTCAGTTGTCGCCGGCTTTCGACTGCCAGGCGTACTCGCGGCGCTTGGCCGACTTCCCGAAGCCACAGGACGCACAGGCCTTCTTCTTCACGTGGTAGGACTTCTCGCCGCAGCGGCGGCACTTCACGTGAGTCGTCTTGTTCTTCTTGCCTTGGCTCGGCGTTCCTGCGCCAGTCATGTTGTTATGGTCACGACGTTGTCGCCGCGTATAATCGTTGTGTCTTGCACTGCGGTGGCGTCGAGGTCGCCGTGGACGTCCTCGCCCATCTCGTCGTTCTCGAGCACCAGGTTCATGTGCTGGTCGTAGCCCGCGAGGACACCGTGATAGATGGTACCGTCTTTGAGATGGACCGTGACGAGCGCGTCGAGCGACGCCTCGAGTACGTCCAGCGGTCGTCCGCTCATACCTCAACACCTCTCCCTCCCAGTAATAAACGTACCGTCTACGGCTGGCAGGAGCGACCGACGGCGAACGAGCCGTGTCCGCGGCTGTCAGGCTCGGATGTAACCCGTGTTCTTTTAATACCCGGGCGTGTAGCCCTCACTACCACACTCCCGCGGGTAAGTACGGTGTCGGACCGTACTGCGGGAACCACCGACCGACAGGCTGTAAGACGCCGAGGCCTGTGGCTTCCGCCACATCCGCAGGGTTTCGTAAGGTCTGCTGTGGCCGTGTGCCGGTCGTCGCCGCCCTCGGGGGCGACGACACCGGGGCCGTCCCACAGCGAGCTTACTACATACGCGCGAACGTCCGCGTTTCAGTGCTACCATGGAAATCGAAATCGCAACAATCGGCGGCTACGAGGAAGTCGGCCGGCAGATGACTGCCGTCCGCGCAGGTGACGACGTCGTCGTCTTCGACATGGGTCTGAACCTCTCGCAGGTTCTCATCCACGACAACGTCGAAACCGAACAGATGCACAGTCTCGACCTGATCGACATGGGCGCCATCCCCGACGACCGGGTGATGAGCGACCTCGAGGGCGACGTGAAGGCCATCGTGCCGACGCACGGCCACCTCGACCACATCGGTGCCATCTCCAAACTGGCACACCGCTACGACGCCCCCATCGTCGCGACGCCCTTCACCATCGAACTCGTCCGTCAGCAGATCGAGGGCGAGAACAAGTTCAACGTCAACAACGACCTGGTGAAGATGTCCGCCGGTGAGACGATGTCTATCGGCGAGCGCGTCGACCTCGAGTTCGTCAACGTGACGCACTCGATCATCGACGCCATCAACCCCGTCCTCCACACGCCCGAGGGGGCCATCGTCTACGGTCTCGACAAGCGCATGGACCACACGCCGGTCATCGGTGACCCCATCGACATGAAGCGCTTCCGCGAGATCGGACGCGAGGGCAACGGCGTGCTGGCGTACATCGAGGACTGTACCAACGCCGGGCGCAAGGGCCGCACGCCCTCGGAGTCGGTCGCCCGTCGCCACCTCCGCGACGTGATGACCTCCATCGAGGACTACGACGGCGGTATCGTCGCGACGACCTTCTCGTCGCACATCGCCCGCGTCACCTCGCTCGTCGAGTTCGCGAAGGACATCGGTCGCCAGCCCGTCCTCCTCGGCCGGTCGATGGAGAAGTACTCCGGGACGGCCGAACGACTGGGCTTCGTCGACTTCCCCGACGACGTCGGGATGTACGGCCACCGCAAGTCGGTCGACCGGACGTTCAAGCGCATCATGAACGAGGGCAAGGAGGACTACCTCCCCATCGTGACGGGCCACCAGGGCGAGCCGCGTGCGATGCTCACCCGGATGGGCCGCGGCGAGACGCCGTTCGAACTCGACGACGGCGACAAGGTCATCTTCTCCGCCCGCGTCATCCCCGAGCCGACGAACGAGGGGCAGCGCTACCAGTCGGAGAAGCTCCTGAAGATGCAGGGCGCACGCATCTACGACGACATCCACGTCTCGGGTCACCTCCGCGAAGAGGGTCACTACACGATGCTGCAGGCGCTCCAGCCCAAACACATCATCCCGGCCCACCAGGACCTCAAGGGCTTCTCGCCGTACGTCGACCTCGCCGAGAGTCAGGGCTACGCCCTCGGCCGTGACCTGCACGTCACGCGGAACGGCAACATGATCCAGCTGGTGGACTGATGGCATCCGACGCGAACGCCACGGAGGAGCGGGTGCTCGCCGCCGTCGAGGAGCGTCGCCGGGTCGTCAACGACGCCATCGACGACTACCTCCCGATGGCGAAGCCCGAGCGACTCTACGAGGCGTCGCGTTACCTGCTGCTCGCCGGAGGCAAACGCCTCCGGCCGACGGTCTCGCTGCTCGCGGCCGAAGCACTGCTCGACGTCGAGCCGATGTCGGAGTCGTACACCGACTTCCCCACCCTCACCGGGGACCGAATCGACATCCTCGCGGCGGGGATGAGCATCGAGGTCATCCAGTCGTTTACGCTCATCCACGACGATATCATGGACGACGACGCCCTCCGGCGGGGCGTGCCTGCCGTCCACAAGGAGTACGACGTCGATACCGCCATCCTCGCGGGCGACACGCTGTACTCGAAGGCGTTCGAGATACTCACCGACACCGGCGCGCGGCCCGAGAACGGCCTCCGCGCCACCCGGAAGCTGGCCACCACGTGTACCCACATCTGCGAGGGACAGGCGCTCGACGTCGACTTCGAGGGACGCACGGAGGTCGCCCCCGACGAGTACCTCGAGATGGTCGAGTCGAAGACCGC includes:
- a CDS encoding HalOD1 output domain-containing protein, producing the protein MSDSVLVRARFDPSSDRSVSVTIAEALALVAESALDLPPLAHTIDTDSLDALFTTGGDTTGTTPPSELRLTFPYLQWQVTVTGAGEIVIGARSGREAPSG
- a CDS encoding RNase J family beta-CASP ribonuclease translates to MEIEIATIGGYEEVGRQMTAVRAGDDVVVFDMGLNLSQVLIHDNVETEQMHSLDLIDMGAIPDDRVMSDLEGDVKAIVPTHGHLDHIGAISKLAHRYDAPIVATPFTIELVRQQIEGENKFNVNNDLVKMSAGETMSIGERVDLEFVNVTHSIIDAINPVLHTPEGAIVYGLDKRMDHTPVIGDPIDMKRFREIGREGNGVLAYIEDCTNAGRKGRTPSESVARRHLRDVMTSIEDYDGGIVATTFSSHIARVTSLVEFAKDIGRQPVLLGRSMEKYSGTAERLGFVDFPDDVGMYGHRKSVDRTFKRIMNEGKEDYLPIVTGHQGEPRAMLTRMGRGETPFELDDGDKVIFSARVIPEPTNEGQRYQSEKLLKMQGARIYDDIHVSGHLREEGHYTMLQALQPKHIIPAHQDLKGFSPYVDLAESQGYALGRDLHVTRNGNMIQLVD
- a CDS encoding LSM domain-containing protein, producing the protein MSGRPLDVLEASLDALVTVHLKDGTIYHGVLAGYDQHMNLVLENDEMGEDVHGDLDATAVQDTTIIRGDNVVTITT
- the purF gene encoding amidophosphoribosyltransferase — encoded protein: MAHGRDTLPEGPTEKCGVVGLSLADRAAARPIYYSLYALQHRGQESAGIVTHDGFQQHDHVDMGLVGDAFSESDLAGLNGTTGIGHVRYPTAGSVDKSCAQPFTVSFKSGSLALSHNGNLVNADEIRDTLAEKGHAFTSDGDTEVIAHDLARNLLEGDLVRAVKATMGRIHGSYSLTIMHDDTVLGLRDPEGNRPLCLGKLEDGYVLASESAAIDTLGGELVRDVRPGELVLLASDGSGYDSFQLVERENTARCFFEHVYFARPDSRIDGTLVYQARRALGRKLWEESGVDSDVVMPVPDSGRAFASGYAEAAQDDGADVEFAEGLMKNRYVGRTFIMPTQDERERAVRLKLNPIRSTIEGRSVTIIDDSIVRGTTSRQLVSLLRDAGADEVHVRIGAPPIIAPCYMGIDMATRDELIAADRSVADIRDEIGADSLSYLSIDAVAESLSASKADLCLGCVTGQYPYDIDGEETDRPVERPAVTDSPPADD
- a CDS encoding MBL fold metallo-hydrolase → MAQQFPDLGHEVPEITAEALKRRLDAGEAWTLLDTRRPADFDAWQLTHPNIESVNVPFTAFLDGDDPAGDVPEGVPPRDADRPLVTCCAKGISSLYVAEFLTRAGWNVYGLADGMEGWARLYESHEVDADTDATVHQYHRPSSGCLAYLVVSGDEALVVDPLRAFADRYVEDAREHGAEVVAVVDTHVHADHVSGVRDVASATGADVLLPAGAADRGLAFDATLVSDGDSLGVGESVVDVVALPGHTTEMTGYRVDDVLFAGDSVFVDSVARPDLEDADEAAVERAARALYETVQSIAAMPDDTVVASNHAGEHTPRAEDGTYTARVGDLRESLAAFSMDESAFVAFVTDDLPPQPNEYQTIIAANLGREDVDDAEAFELELGPNNCAAG
- a CDS encoding 50S ribosomal protein L37e encodes the protein MTGAGTPSQGKKNKTTHVKCRRCGEKSYHVKKKACASCGFGKSAKRREYAWQSKAGDN
- the idsA3 gene encoding geranylfarnesyl diphosphate synthase; the protein is MASDANATEERVLAAVEERRRVVNDAIDDYLPMAKPERLYEASRYLLLAGGKRLRPTVSLLAAEALLDVEPMSESYTDFPTLTGDRIDILAAGMSIEVIQSFTLIHDDIMDDDALRRGVPAVHKEYDVDTAILAGDTLYSKAFEILTDTGARPENGLRATRKLATTCTHICEGQALDVDFEGRTEVAPDEYLEMVESKTAVLYGAAAAIPPILLDADDEVVDALHQYAIEAGSAFQIQDDVLDLTVPSERLGKQRGSDLVEDKETLITLHARQQGVDVDTLVDADHPEDLSEAEVEEAVSVLEEAGSIDYARTTAQDLVERSKSRLEVLPENDARSLLADIADYLITRGY